A single genomic interval of Lathyrus oleraceus cultivar Zhongwan6 chromosome 7, CAAS_Psat_ZW6_1.0, whole genome shotgun sequence harbors:
- the LOC127105379 gene encoding transcription factor bHLH18, producing MEELWENFHLHMELDCGDDYLMDKVNIDDGDDFLREILLETPQSDVNGGVVVVNNMIKSKSSDSIMCEQQQQHQQEQSKKVGGRCCLPKTFILSFDNSTMIPATTPEPCLHLKAKRGSKNKRNRESSENSEMMKRNEQKVSKKGRSGSQCIDHIIAERKRRQELTERFIALSATIPGLSKTDKASILRAAIDYVKHLQERVHELEKQDKNVGVASMMVLKKPNVCQIINNNEEDKNSGETSSGDDDDYYFNKNNILPEVEARVMGKEVLIEIHCEKQIGIELKVLKHIENLELFVTGNSVLPFGKSDISITIIGQMGEGYKVRVDDLVKSLRRVILKSEMGCESDLF from the exons ATGGAAGAGTTATGGGAAAATTTTCATCTTCATATG GAATTGGATTGCGGTGATGATTACTTGATGGACAAGGTTAACATTGACGACGGTGATGACTTTCTTAGAGAGATTCTGTTAGAAACACCACAAAGTGATGTTAACGGCGGCGTTGTGGTTGTTAATAACATGATAAAAAGCAAGAGTTCAGATTCAATAATGTgtgaacaacaacaacaacaccaacaagAACAATCTAAAAAAGTTGGTGGTCGATGTTGTTTGCCAAAGACATTCATTCTGTCGTTTGATAACTCAACTATGATACCTGCTACTACACCTGAACCTTGTCTCCATTTGAAAGCTAAACGTGGTTCTAAAAACAAACGGAACCGTGAAAGTAGTGAAAACAGTGAAATGATGAAAAGAAATGAACAAAAAGTATCGAAGAAAGGTAGAAGCGGTTCTCAGTGTATTGATCATATAATAGCAGAGAGAAAACGGAGACAAGAATTGACCGAAAGATTCATCGCACTTTCAGCAACCATCCCTGGTTTGAGCAAG ACAGACAAAGCTTCCATACTTCGAGCAGCAATTGATTATGTGAAACATCTTCAAGAACGTGTTCATGAGCTAGAGAAACAAGACAAAAACGTTGGTGTCGCATCGATGATGGTCCTCAAAAAACCGAATGTATGTCAAATTATTAACAATAATGAAGAAGATAAAAATTCTGGTGAGACAAGcagtggtgatgatgatgattattATTTTAACAAAAATAATATTCTCCCAGAGGTTGAAGCAAGAGTTATGGGAAAGGAAGTGCTTATTGAAATTCATTGTGAGAAACAAATTGGAATTGAGCTTAAAGTACTAAAACACATTGAAAATCTTGAGCTTTTTGTTACTGGTAACAGTGTCTTGCCATTTGGGAAATCAGATATTTCCATTACTATTATTGGTCAG ATGGGCGAGGGATACAAAGTGAGAGTGGATGATCTTGTGAAAAGCCTTAGGCGAGTGATTTTGAAATCGGAAATGGGATGTGAAAGTGATCTGTTCTAG
- the LOC127104906 gene encoding secreted RxLR effector protein 161-like yields the protein MSLVRELTYFLGLQVNQMGHNIFISKRKYAKNIVKNFGLDKESYERTRVVTHVKLSRDDNGVNVYQSLYRNMIGSLVYLTISKLGIAFFVGVCDRYQAKPKASHITQVKRIMKYINETCHYGNLYSHDTNSILVAYCDVDWDESVDDRKSTYGVCLYLGNNLISWFSKKQNHVSLSTIEVEYIDARSSCTQLLWMKQMLKEYNVKQDVMTLYRDNSSAINISKNLFQHSQPSTLPFVIISSGNLWKIKL from the coding sequence ATGAGCCTTGTAAGGGAACTCACCTACTTTCTTGGTCTACAAGTAAATCAAATGGGACACAACATCTTTATTTCTAAAAGAAAGTATGCAAAGAATATAGTGAAGAATTTTGGGCTTGATAAGGAAAGTTATGAGAGAACTCGTGTTGTAACACATGTGAAATTATCCAGAGATGATAATGGTGTTAATGTTTATCAAAGTTTATATAGAAACATGATTGGTAGTCTGGTATATCTCACAATAAGCAAACTTGGCATTGCATTTTTTGTAGGTGTTTGTGATAGATACCAAGCTAAACCTAAGGCTAGTCATATCACTCAAGTGAAGAGAATCATGAAATACATAAATGAGACTTGTCACTATGGGAATCTTTATTCTCATGATACTAACTCAATACTAGTAGCatattgtgatgttgattgggATGAGAGTGTtgatgatagaaaaagcacatATGGTGTATGCTTATATCTTGGAAACAACTTAATATCTTGGTTCAGTAAGAAGCAAAATCATGTCTCTCTTTCTACTATAGAAGTGGAGTACATTGATGCACGGAGCAGTTGCACCCAATTGTtatggatgaaacagatgttgAAGGAGTACAATGTCAaacaagatgtcatgacattataccGCGACAATTCAAGTGCTATTAATATTTCAAAAAATCTTTTTCAACACAGTCAACCAAGCACATTGCCATTTGTCATCATTTCATCAGGGAATTTGTGGAAGATAAAATTGTAA